One segment of Amycolatopsis alba DSM 44262 DNA contains the following:
- a CDS encoding adenylosuccinate synthase: MPAIVLIGAQWGDEGKGKATDLLGDRVQWIVRYQGGNNAGHTVVLPDGQNFALHLIPSGILTPGVTNVIGNGVVIDPAVLLDELAGLEERDVDTSKLLISADAHLIMPYHVAIDKVTERYLGSRKIGTTGRGIGPCYQDKIARVGVRVQDLLDEKIFRQKVESALEFKNQVLVKVYNRKALDADQVADEVLAAGEKFAHRIADTRLQLNQALERGETVLLEGSQGTLLDVDHGTYPFVTSSNPTSGGASAGSGIGPGKITTVLGILKAYTTRVGSGPFPTELDDESGEYLRKQGGEFGVTTGRSRRTGWFDAVIARYAVRVNGITDYFLTKLDVLSGLEKVPVCVGYEVDGSRTYDMPMTQTDVHHALPIYEELPGWFEDISGCRTFEELPANARAYVERLEELSGARISAIGVGPGREQTIVRHEFV; this comes from the coding sequence ATGCCGGCCATCGTGCTGATCGGGGCCCAATGGGGGGACGAGGGCAAGGGCAAGGCCACCGACCTGCTCGGCGACCGCGTCCAGTGGATCGTGCGTTACCAAGGCGGTAACAACGCGGGCCACACCGTAGTCCTTCCCGACGGGCAGAACTTCGCCCTCCACCTCATCCCGTCCGGGATCCTCACGCCGGGCGTCACCAACGTCATCGGCAACGGCGTCGTCATCGACCCCGCCGTGCTGCTCGACGAGCTCGCCGGACTGGAAGAACGCGACGTCGACACCAGCAAACTGCTGATCTCCGCCGACGCGCATTTGATCATGCCGTACCACGTGGCGATCGATAAGGTCACCGAGCGTTACCTCGGCAGCCGCAAGATCGGCACCACCGGCCGCGGCATCGGCCCCTGCTACCAGGACAAGATCGCCCGCGTCGGCGTCCGCGTGCAGGACCTGCTCGACGAGAAGATCTTCCGGCAGAAGGTCGAATCGGCCCTGGAGTTCAAGAACCAGGTGCTGGTCAAGGTCTACAACCGCAAGGCACTCGACGCCGACCAGGTCGCCGACGAGGTGCTGGCCGCCGGCGAGAAGTTCGCGCACCGCATCGCCGACACGCGCCTGCAGCTCAACCAGGCCCTCGAACGCGGCGAGACCGTGCTGCTCGAAGGCTCGCAGGGCACCCTGCTCGACGTCGACCACGGCACCTATCCGTTCGTGACGTCGTCGAACCCGACGTCCGGCGGCGCGAGCGCGGGTTCGGGCATCGGCCCCGGCAAGATCACCACCGTGCTGGGCATCCTGAAGGCCTACACGACCCGCGTCGGCTCCGGCCCGTTCCCGACCGAGCTGGACGACGAGTCCGGCGAGTACCTGCGCAAGCAGGGCGGCGAGTTCGGCGTCACCACCGGCCGCTCGCGGCGCACCGGCTGGTTCGACGCGGTCATCGCGCGCTACGCGGTGCGGGTCAACGGCATCACCGACTACTTCCTCACCAAGCTGGACGTGCTGTCCGGCCTGGAGAAGGTGCCGGTGTGCGTCGGCTACGAGGTCGACGGGTCCCGGACGTACGACATGCCGATGACGCAGACCGACGTGCACCACGCGCTGCCGATCTACGAAGAGCTGCCGGGCTGGTTCGAGGACATCTCGGGCTGCCGCACCTTCGAGGAGCTGCCTGCGAACGCGCGGGCGTACGTGGAGCGGCTCGAAGAGCTTTCGGGCGCGCGGATCTCGGCGATCGGCGTCGGTCCCGGCCGGGAGCAGACGATCGTGCGGCACGAGTTCGTTTGA